The DNA window GGAAGAGGGCGTCATGAACACGGGTGTACGGCCCGCTCTCAATGGTCAGCGAGAGGGTGTTCCCCTCGATCTTCCAGTCGGTGATTCTCCCGATCTCATCATCAGTCGCCCCTTTAGGTACCCCCCGCCGGAACATCACTGTGTTTGAGTCGGTGACTGTCTTCTCTACCGCCTCGGCTGCTTCCCCGGGTATCTCCCCGCTGAAGGAAAGATCAGCCGTCAATGCGAATCGTACAAACATGTCTCCTCCGCAACTCCTAGATTCATCAGATAATCGTCCACCGTCGCAATGATCGATCGCAGGTTGGTGCCGCTGACCGTACTCTCAAGGCCCCGCTCTGTGAGTGTGGTCAGGATCATCCCATGATTATCGGGGGTGACCGCAGCACCACAGCAGGCAGCATCGGGATGAACGGTCAGGATTATACCTCCGATATGAATCATACCAGGGCCTCCGTCAACTGTTCGAGAAAGCCGGGAACAGCTGCAGACCTGATGGTCGCACCCCCGCGGTGGCGGTGACCGCCGCCCGTGCCCCCATAATCGAGGGCAAGGTCAGCGAGCAGCCGGCCGAGGTCTATCTCCCTCGTCTGTGGTGTTCTGACTGACAGACGACTGGTAGGCCCTTCTGCTGCCACGACGACGACCAGGTCACCTGAGGGCAGATCACACTGGAGGGCGTCGGCCACATCTCCGACGAGCGCCGAATCAGGCACCATATAACAGCCGGCCCAGTCGCCGATCTGTTCGCGTCCGTTGATCGCTGCGATCACCTGTTGTCGGAAGCGGGCAGTGACAGCCCATGCCTCGGCGATCGAAACGGCGGACCTGAGG is part of the Methanosphaerula palustris E1-9c genome and encodes:
- a CDS encoding KEOPS complex subunit Pcc1, giving the protein MIHIGGIILTVHPDAACCGAAVTPDNHGMILTTLTERGLESTVSGTNLRSIIATVDDYLMNLGVAEETCLYDSH